In Lolium rigidum isolate FL_2022 chromosome 3, APGP_CSIRO_Lrig_0.1, whole genome shotgun sequence, the genomic window TGACATACTCAGACCAATTGTTGCCATCTTTTCCTAGGTATGTGAAAAGTCGAAGTGAGAAACAACTCCTGTACAAGAGTGCTTCCCATTTGACAAAAGCATGTGATCCTGAAAATAATACCGCTGGTGGTGCTCCAATTGTTCcatgtggccttgttgcttggagTATGTTCAACGACACATTCACAGTTGAGGTCAATGGGGAGACTATTGAAGTAAATAAAAAGGATATAGCTTGGAAAAGTGACAAGAAGCATAAATTCGGCAATGACATCTATGCTAGTAACTTCCAGAAGGGAAAACTCATAGGTGGTGCTAAGCTAAACCAGAGCATACCAGTACGTGGAATTTCCCTCTTTCTGGATTATCGCAAATCTCAATTACCATCATTCTACGCATGATATTTTACTCCTTACTTTATTTTTCTTGTCACAATATCTAGTTAAGTGAGCAAGAAGATCTCATTGTATGGATGCGAACGGCTGCCTTCCCAACTTTCAGAAAGCTATATGGCAGAATTGAGAAAGATATCATGGAGAATGCTACAATAACTGTGGTTATACAAAATAACTATAACACATATAGCTTTGGAGGATCAAAAGCGGTGGTCCTTTCTACTGCATCTTGGATTGGAGGAAGAAATAATTTCATTGGTATTGCGTATCTGACTATTGGTGCTTTATGCCTTTTTCTTGCTATGGGCTTCACAGTTCTGCTCATGGTTAAGCCAAGGTATGATTCATAATTTGCTCACTAGTATTAATGAACATACAGTTTCCCATCCGAAACATGGTTTTAAGAGTCCATACCAGTTACTTTCCCGAACCCTTTGTTATCTActtcaatgttttttttttcgattAAGCCAATGCAGCTCTTGCTTCTGTTCATTTTCAATAAATTGGGGAAAATACTACATTTGAACCAAATAGCATTTTTATCTTTCCATGATACAAAAGCTTGAGCTCTAGTTACCAGCCTGTTCCATATGAAACattatataaaattttgcaattgGTTACTAGTGAGGGCTCAAACTGTTGCTCCAAGATTATCACATTTACTTATTTTCATGGAACAGAGATGGATAGATAAACCCTTCTACATCAAAACCAAT contains:
- the LOC124704727 gene encoding ALA-interacting subunit 3-like, with protein sequence MDPAERDGDSRKPNKPKHSKFSQQELPACNPVLTPKIVVTVFLLIAFLFIPIGVVTLNASRQVVELVERYDISCGPKHDKIGFIQNSETAKTCNITLQATKYMKSPILVYYQIGNFYQNHRRYVKSRSEKQLLYKSASHLTKACDPENNTAGGAPIVPCGLVAWSMFNDTFTVEVNGETIEVNKKDIAWKSDKKHKFGNDIYASNFQKGKLIGGAKLNQSIPLSEQEDLIVWMRTAAFPTFRKLYGRIEKDIMENATITVVIQNNYNTYSFGGSKAVVLSTASWIGGRNNFIGIAYLTIGALCLFLAMGFTVLLMVKPRYDS